In a genomic window of Zingiber officinale cultivar Zhangliang unplaced genomic scaffold, Zo_v1.1 ctg83, whole genome shotgun sequence:
- the LOC122037805 gene encoding probable pre-mRNA-splicing factor ATP-dependent RNA helicase DEAH5, which translates to METLKELERLSLLSNICTELESHVGSGDKILAEFIADLGRNCETVDEFEAKLKEFGAGDLPDYLVRSLITMIHAILPPTFKTGKKSTPDDDEKLSAFPALCRPDDRDRGRERDRGELHRNDRDRERDSGRDRDRNPDWNRDRDRDRYGQRDRDRERDRRWKKHSYYRVHDEDEEEEQHRERRHPAQPRRTSDEPELYAVYKGRVSRVMDAGCFIQLNDLGGKEGLVHISQIANRRIANAKDAVKRNQEVYVKVISVSGQKLSMSDVDQKTGKDLLPMRKSSQNEAYMANPASGNGGPMRRLGLSGITIVEENEDRLSRQRLKRMSSPERWEAQKLIDAGVMNVHEYPMLNDDQDGILYQEEGAEEEIEIELNEDKPSFLQGQSRYSIDMSPVKIFKNPEGSLGRAAVLQSALIKERRELREQQQRTMLDSIPKDLNRPWEDPMPETGERHLAQELRGVGLSAYEMPEWKKDAYGKTVTLGQRSKLSIQEQRQSLPIYKLKKELVQAVHDNQVLVVIGETGSGKTTQVTQYLAEAGYTTRGKIGCTQPRRVAAMSVAKRVAEEFGCRLGEEVGYAIRFEDCTGPETVIKYMTDGMLLREILVDETLSQYSVIMLDEAHERTIHTDVLFGLLKQLVKRRPDLRLIVTSATLDAEKFSGYFFNCNIFTIPGRTFPVEILYAKQPEIDYLDAALITVLQIHLTEPEGDVLLFLTGQEEIDHACQSLYERMKGLGKNVPELIILPVYSALPSEMQSRIFDPAPPGKRKVVVATNIAEASLTIDGIYYVVDPGFAKQNVYNPKLGLDSLVITPISQASAKQRAGRAGRTGPGKCFRLYTESAYCNEMSPTTIPEIQRINLGMTTLNMKAMGIDDLLSFDFMDPPSPSALISAMEQLYSLGALDEEGLLTKLGRKMAEFPLDPPLSKMLLASVDLGCSDEILTIIAMITTGNIFYRPREKQAQADQKRAKFFQPEGDHLTLLAVYEAWKAKNFSGPWCFENFVQSRSLRRAQDVRKQLLSIMDRYKLDVVSAGKNFTKIRKAITAGFFFQAARKDSREGYRTLVENQTVFIHPSSALFQRQPDWVIYHELVMATKEYTREVTVIDPKWLVELAPRLYKSSDPNRMSKRKRQERIEPLYDPYHEPNLWRLSKRRA; encoded by the exons ATGGAGACTTTGAAGGAGCTGGAACGCTTATCTTTGCTGTCCAATATATGCACGGAACTCGAGTCCCACGTTGGCTCCGGCGACAAGATATTGGCAGAGTTCATCGCCGATCTCGGCCGCAACTGTGAGACCGTCGATGAGTTTGAAGCTAAGCTAAAGGAGTTTGGGGCTGGCGATCTGCCTGACTACCTCGTTCGCTCCCTCATCACCATGATCCACGCCATCCTTCCCCCCACGTTCAAGACCGGCAAGAAATCCACTCCTGATGACGACGAGAAATTATCCGCCTTCCCCGCTCTCTGCCGCCCAGATGACCGCGATAGGGGTCGCGAACGTGACCGGGGTGAACTACACAGAAATGATCGTGATAGGGAAAGAGATAGCGGCAGAGATAGAGATCGGAATCCAGATTGGAACAGAGATCGGGACAGAGACAGATATGGACAAAGGGATAGAGACAGAGAGAGGGATCGTAGATGGAAGAAGCACAGCTACTATAGAGTTCATGAcgaagatgaagaggaggagCAGCACAGAGAGAGGAGGCATCCAGCTCAACCGCGCAGAACTTCTGATGAACCAGAGCTTTACGCGGTCTACAAAGGAAGAGTTTCGCGGGTTATGGACGCAGGGTGCTTCATCCAGCTGAATGACTTGGGGGGGAAGGAAGGTCTGGTTCATATCTCCCAGATTGCCAATAGGAGGATTGCCAATGCAAAGGATGCAGTTAAGAGGAACCAAGAAGTTTATGTGAAGGTCATTTCAGTGTCAGGGCAGAAGCTATCCATGAGTGATGTAGATCAGAAAACTGGAAAAGATCTTCTTCCGATGAGGAAGAGCTCACAAAATGAAGCTTATATGGCAAATCCAGCAAGTGGAAATGGAGGCCCGATGAGGAGGTTAGGCCTTTCAGGGATTACTATTGTAGAGGAGAATGAAGACAGACTATCAAGGCAGCGACTCAAGAGAATGAGCTCACCTGAGAGATGGGAGGCACAGAAGCTCATTGATGCTGGTGTTATGAACGTCCATGAATATCCAATGCTCAATGATGATCAGGATGGAATCTTGTATCAGGAAGAGGGTGCTGAGGAGGAGATAGAGATTGAGCTCAATGAGGATAAACCTTCCTTCTTGCAGGGGCAGAGTCGTTATTCAATTGACATGTCACCTGTCAAAATTTTCAAGAACCCGGAGGGATCTTTGGGAAGGGCAGCTGTGCTGCAGTCGGCCCTCATcaaggagagaagggagttaAGGGAGCAGCAGCAGAGGACAATGCTAGATTCAATTCCTAAAGATCTCAATCGTCCGTGGGAAGATCCAATGCCGGAAACTGGCGAGCGGCATCTTGCACAGGAACTTAGGGGAGTGGGATTGTCAGCATATGAGATGCCGGAGTGGAAGAAAGATGCTTATGGAAAAACTGTAACGCTTGGGCAGAGATCAAAGTTGTCAATACAGGAACAAAGGCAGAGCCTTCCTATTTATAAATTGAAAAAGGAGTTGGTTCAAGCTGTGCACGACAATCAGGTTCTTGTTGTGATTGGTGAGACCGGCTCAGGGAAGACAACACAGGTGACTCAGTATCTTGCTGAGGCAGGATACACAACAAGAGGGAAAATTGGGTGCACACAACCTCGAAGGGTGGCAGCTATGTCTGTTGCAAAGCGGGTGGCTGAAGAATTTGGTTGTCGCCTGGGTGAGGAGGTTGGTTATGCTATTAGGTTTGAAGACTGTACTGGCCCTGAGACTGTGATCAAATACATGACAGATGGTATGCTTCTCCGGGAGATTTTAGTTGATGAAACTCTATCACAGTACTCAGTAATTATGTTGGATGAAGCTCATGAAAGGACCATCCATACTGATGTTCTCTTTGGGTTGCTAAAGCAGCTTGTGAAGCGAAGACCAGACCTTCGGTTGATTGTGACATCTGCTACACTGGAtgcagagaaattctctggctacTTCTTTAACTGCAACATTTTCACCATTCCTGGAAGAACTTTCCCGGTGGAGATACTTTATGCCAAGCAACCGGAAATCGATTATTTGGATGCAGCACTTATCACTGTTTTGCAGATACACTTGACAGAACCTGAAGGAGATGTACTTCTCTTCTTGACTggccaagaagagattgatcatgCCTGCCAGTCTCTGTATGAGAGAATGAAAGGGTTAGGAAAAAATGTGCCTGAGTTGATAATCTTGCCGGTATACAGTGCACTTCCCAGTGAAATGCAGTCCAGAATTTTTGATCCTGCTCCTCCTGGGAAGCGGAAAGTGGTTGTGGCTACCAACATTGCAGAAGCTTCCTTGACCATTGATGGTATTTACTATGTCGTGGATCCTGGCTTTGCTAAACAAAATGTCTACAACCCGAAGCTTGGGCTTGATTCACTGGTTATTACACCCATCTCACAAGCTTCTGCAAAGCAGCGAGCTGGTCGTGCTGGGCGTACAGGTCCTGGTAAATGTTTCCGACTATATACAGAGAGCGCTTACTGCAACGAAATGTCTCCGACAACGATTCCAGAAATCCAGAGGATCAATCTTGGTATGACGACTCTCAATATGAAGGCTATGGGTATAGATGACTTGCTATCCTTCGATTTCATGGATCCTCCATCACCTTCTGCCCTCATATCTGCAATGGAACAACTATATAGTCTTGGAGCCCTTGATGAGGAAGGGCTCCTGACAAAATTGGGTAGAAAAATGGCTGAGTTTCCATTGGATCCTCCTTTATCAAAAATGCTTCTCGCTAGTGTGGACCTTGGATGCAGTGATGAAATTTTGACTATTATAGCAATGATTACGACTGGGAACATTTTCTACAGACCGAGAGAGAAACAAGCCCAGGCAGATCAAAAAAGAGCAAAATTCTTTCAGCCAGAAGGGGATCACTTAACACTGCTTGCTGTTTACGAGGCGTGGAAAGCTAAAAACTTTTCAGGGCCTTGGTGCTTTGAGAATTTTGTGCAGTCCCGTTCGCTTAGAAGGGCTCAGGATGTGAGGAAACAGCTTCTTAGTATCATGGACAG ATACAAGCTTGATGTTGTTAGTGCTGGAAAAAATTTCACAAAGATAAGGAAGGCGATTACAGCGGGTTTCTTCTTTCAAGCAGCCAGGAAGGACTCCCGAGAAGGCTACAGGACGCTAGTGGAAAATCAAACCGTGTTTATCCACCCCAGCAGTGCTCTATTTCAAAGGCAACCAGACTGGGTGATCTATCATGAGCTTGTCATGGCAACCAAGGAATACACGAGGGAAGTTACGGTCATCGACCCCAAGTGGTTGGTGGAATTAGCTCCAAGACTGTATAAGTCTTCAGATCCAAATAGGATGAGTAAACGTAAGCGCCAGGAGCGTATCGAACCGCTGTACGACCCATATCACGAGCCTAACTTGTGGCGTTTGAGCAAGCGCCGAGCTTGA
- the LOC122037813 gene encoding probable pre-mRNA-splicing factor ATP-dependent RNA helicase DEAH5: protein METVDLKGLEYYSLLSNVCKELESHIGSGDKVLAEFITDLGRDSETVDDFETKLKEFGAGDMPDYLVRSLLTMIHAILPPTFKTNKKSAPDGDEKSSAFPALSRADDRDRARELRLEIEKDAELKVEEERRKFDRDRDLERDRERDERHRNDRYRERDRGRDRDRNRDWNRDRDRERDRDRYGERDRDRERDHRWKKHSNYRVHDEDEKEEEEEEEHRERRHPTQPRRTSDEPELYSVYKGRVSRVMDTGCFVQLNDLRGKEGLVHVSQIASRRIANAKDAVKRDQEVYVKVISVSGQKLSLSMRDVDQKTGKDLLPMRKSSQNEAYMGNPASGNGGSTRRLGLSGITIVEENEDGPSRRPLKRMSSPERWEAKQLIAAGVMDVRDYPMFDDDGDGILYQEEGAEEEIEIELNEDEPAFLQGQSRYSIDMSPVKIFKNPEGSLGRAAALQSALIKERRELREQQQRTMLDSIPKDLNRPWEDPMPETGERHLAQELRGVGLSAYEMPEWKKDAYGKTVTLGQRSKLSIQEQRQSLPIYKLKKELVQAVHDNQVLVVIGETGSGKTTQVTQYLAEAGYTTRGKIGCTQPRRVAAMSVAKRVAEEFGCRLGEEVGYAIRFEDCTGPETVIKYMTDGMLLREILVDETLSQYSVIMLDEAHERTIHTDVLFGLLKQLVKRRPDLRLIVTSATLDAEKFSGYFFNCNIFTIPGRTFPVEILYAKQPETDYLDAALITVLQIHLTEPEGDVLLFLTGQEEIDHACQSLYERMKGLGKNVPELIILPVYSALPSEMQSRIFDPAPPGKRKVVVATNIAEASLTIDGIYYVVDPGFAKQNVYNPKLGLDSLVITPISQASAKQRAGRAGRTGPGKCFRLYTESAYRNEMSPTTIPEIQRINLGMTTLNMKAMGINDLLSFDFMDPPSPQALISAMEQLYSLGALDEEGLLTKLGRKMAEFPLDPPLSKMLLASVDLGCSDEILTIIAMITTGNIFYRPREKQAQADQKRAKFFQPEGDHLTLLAVYEAWKAKNFSGPWCFENFVQSRSLRRAQDVRKQLLTIMDRYKLDVVSSGKNFTKIRKAITAGFFFHTARKDPQEGYRTLVENQPVYIHPSSALFQRQPDWVIYHELVMTTKEYMREVTVIDPKWLVELAPRFYKTSDPTKMSKRKRQERIEPLYDRYHEPNSWRLSKRRA from the exons ATGGAGACCGTAGATTTGAAGGGGCTGGAATACTACTCCCTGCTTTCCAATGTATGCAAGGAACTGGAATCTCACATCGGCTCCGGCGACAAAGTACTGGCTGAGTTCATCACCGATCTCGGCCGCGACTCTGAGACCGTCGATGATTTTGAAACTAAGCTAAAGGAGTTTGGGGCTGGCGATATGCCTGACTACCTCGTTCGCTCCCTCCTCACCATGATACACGCCATCCTTCCCCCCACGTTCAAGACCAACAAGAAATCCGCTCCTGATGGCGACGAGAAATCATCCGCCTTCCCCGCTCTCTCCCGAGCAGATGACCGAGATCGAGCCAGGGAGCTCCGTTTGGAGATCGAGAAGGACGCCGAGCTCAAGGTGGAGGAAGAGCGCAGGAAATTTGACCGGGATAGGGACCTCGAACGTGACCGTGAGCGGGATGAACGGCACAGAAATGATCGTTATAGGGAAAGAGATAGGGGCAGAGATAGAGATCGGAATCGAGATTGGAACAGAGATCGGGACAGGGAGAGGGACAGAGACAGATACGGAGAAAGGGATAGAGACAGAGAGAGGGATCATAGATGGAAGAAGCACAGCAATTATAGAGTTCATGACgaagatgaaaaggaggaagaagaggaggaggagcacaGAGAGAGGAGGCATCCTACTCAGCCTCGCAGAACTTCTGATGAACCAGAGCTTTATTCGGTCTACAAAGGAAGAGTTTCGCGGGTTATGGACACTGGGTGCTTCGTCCAGCTGAACGACTTGAGGGGAAAGGAAGGTTTGGTCCATGTATCCCAGATTGCCAGTAGGAGGATTGCCAATGCAAAAGATGCAGTTAAGAGGGACCAAGAAGTTTATGTGAAGGTCATTTCGGTGTCAGGGCAGAAGCTTAGCTTATCCATGAGGGATGTAGATCAGAAAACTGGAAAAGATCTTCTTCCGATGAGGAAGAGCTCACAAAATGAAGCTTATATGGGAAACCCAGCAAGTGGGAATGGAGGCTCGACGAGGAGGTTAGGTCTTTCGGGGATTACTATTGTAGAGGAGAATGAAGATGGACCATCAAGGCGACCACTCAAGAGAATGAGCTCACCTGAGAGATGGGAGGCAAAGCAGCTCATTGCTGCTGGTGTTATGGACGTCCGTGACTATCCAATGTTCGATGATGATGGGGATGGAATATTGTATCAGGAAGAGGGTGCTGAGGAGGAGATAGAGATTGAGCTCAATGAGGATGAACCTGCCTTCTTGCAGGGGCAGAGTCGTTATTCAATTGATATGTCACCTGTCAAAATTTTCAAGAACCCGGAGGGATCTTTGGGCAGGGCAGCTGCGCTGCAGTCGGCCCTCATCAAGGAAAGAAGGGAGTTAAGGGAGCAGCAGCAGAGGACAATGCTAGACTCAATTCCTAAAGATCTCAATCGTCCCTGGGAAGATCCAATGCCGGAAACTGGCGAGCGACATCTTGCACAGGAACTTAGGGGAGTGGGATTGTCAGCATATGAGATGCCAGAGTGGAAGAAAGATGCTTATGGAAAAACTGTAACGCTTGGGCAGAGATCAAAGTTGTCAATACAGGAACAAAGGCAGAGCCTTCCTATTTATAAATTGAAAAAGGAGTTGGTTCAAGCTGTGCACGACAATCAGGTTCTTGTTGTGATTGGTGAGACCGGCTCAGGGAAGACAACACAGGTGACTCAGTATCTTGCTGAGGCAGGATACACAACAAGAGGGAAAATTGGGTGCACACAACCTCGAAGGGTGGCAGCCATGTCTGTTGCAAAGCGGGTAGCTGAAGAATTTGGTTGTCGCTTGGGTGAGGAGGTTGGTTATGCTATTAGGTTTGAAGACTGTACTGGCCCTGAGACTGTGATCAAATACATGACAGATGGTATGCTTCTCCGGGAGATTTTAGTTGATGAAACTCTATCACAGTACTCAGTAATTATGTTGGATGAAGCTCATGAAAGGACCATCCATACTGATGTTCTCTTTGGGTTGCTAAAGCAGCTTGTGAAGCGAAGACCAGACCTTCGGTTGATTGTGACATCTGCCACGCTAGAtgcagagaaattctctggctacTTCTTTAACTGCAACATTTTCACCATTCCTGGAAGAACTTTCCCAGTGGAGATACTTTATGCCAAGCAACCGGAAACCGATTATTTGGATGCAGCACTAATCACCGTTTTGCAGATACACTTGACAGAACCTGAAGGAGATGTACTTCTCTTCTTGACTggccaagaagagattgatcatgCCTGCCAGTCTCTGTATGAGAGAATGAAAGGGTTAGGAAAAAATGTGCCTGAGTTGATAATCTTGCCGGTATACAGTGCACTTCCCAGTGAAATGCAGTCCAGAATTTTTGATCCTGCTCCTCCTGGGAAGCGGAAAGTGGTTGTGGCTACCAACATTGCAGAAGCTTCCTTGACCATCGACGGTATTTACTATGTCGTGGATCCTGGCTTTGCTAAACAAAATGTCTACAACCCGAAACTTGGGCTTGATTCACTGGTTATTACACCCATCTCACAAGCTTCTGCAAAGCAGCGAGCTGGTCGTGCTGGGCGTACTGGTCCTGGTAAATGTTTCCGACTGTATACAGAGAGTGCTTACCGCAACGAAATGTCTCCAACAACGATTCCAGAAATCCAGAGGATCAATCTTGGCATGACAACTCTTAATATGAAGGCTATGGGTATAAATGACTTACTATCCTTTGATTTCATGGATCCTCCATCACCTCAAGCCCTCATTTCTGCGATGGAGCAACTATATAGTCTTGGAGCCCTTGATGAGGAAGGGCTCCTGACAAAATTGGGTAGAAAAATGGCTGAGTTCCCATTGGATCCTCCTTTATCAAAAATGCTTCTCGCTAGTGTGGACCTTGGATGCAGTGATGAAATTTTGACCATTATAGCAATGATTACGACTGGGAACATTTTCTACAGACCGAGAGAGAAACAAGCCCAGGCAGATCAAAAAAGAGCAAAATTCTTTCAGCCAGAAGGGGATCACTTAACACTGCTTGCTGTATATGAGGCATGGAAAGCTAAAAACTTTTCAGGGCCTTGGTGCTTTGAGAATTTTGTGCAGTCCCGTTCGCTTAGGAGAGCTCAGGATGTGAGGAAACAGCTTCTTACTATCATGGACAG ATATAAGCTTGATGTTGTTAGTTCTGGCAAAAATTTCACAAAAATAAGGAAGGCGATAACAGCGGGTTTCTTTTTTCACACCGCGAGGAAGGACCCTCAAGAAGGCTACAGGACTCTAGTGGAAAACCAACCCGTGTACATCCACCCCAGCAGTGCTCTATTTCAAAGGCAACCAGACTGGGTGATCTATCATGAGCTTGTCATGACAACCAAGGAATACATGAGGGAAGTTACAGTCATCGACCCCAAGTGGTTGGTTGAATTAGCTCCAAGATTTTACAAAACTTCAGATCCGACAAAGATGAGTAAACGGAAGCGGCAGGAGCGTATCGAACCACTATATGACCGATATCACGAGCCTAACTCATGGCGTTTGAGCAAGCGCCGAGCTTGA
- the LOC122037811 gene encoding E3 ubiquitin-protein ligase AIP2-like yields the protein MEAEKTAMEELQALQRKLGKKQSFEEAVASIASLVRGQYPSASPSLRKSMYSTVSRVATLLQSRYTTPAFWLTGLRLFEEVEKLATDSKEKENMRKYIARAQEHLNEMDTEVPLADTRRHESRYLFEGHLTVEPEPAPPAWLVAQNLLTTLAVAQDWASVSESSSQGQEENANTTESSRAIQLPDSVRELINNMQEVGGFLDLDNAIEASLREIGAGPQRPPPASKEVVANLPVVTVTEAIMARLGSETQCAVCRENLAIDDKMQELPCKHLFHPPCLKPWLDEHNSCPICRHELRTDDHAYESWKEREKEAEEERKGAANAVRGGEFMYV from the exons aTGGAAGCGGAGAAGACGGCGATGGAGGAGCTGCAGGCGTTGCAGAGGAAGCTCGGGAAGAAGCAGTCGTTCGAGGAGGCGGTTGCCTCCATTGCATCTCTCGTCCGCGGGCAGTATCCCTCCGCATCCCCGTCTCTACGCAAATCG ATGTATTCTACAGTTTCCCGTGTAGCCACTCTTCTTCAGAGTAGATATACCACACCTGCATTCTGGCTCACTGGTTTAAGGCTCTTTGAAGAAGTTGAAAAACTGGCTACTGATtctaaggaaaaggaaaatatgaGAAAATACATTGCCAGAGCACAAgagcatttgaatgagatggataCTGAGGTTCCTTTGGCAGACACAAGACGACATG AATCTAGATATCTATTTGAAGGTCACCTGACTGTGGAACCTGAACCAGCACCTCCTGCATGGCTGGTAGCACAAAACTTACTTACCACTCTTGCCGTCGCACAAGATTGGGCATCTGTATCTGAATCTTCTTCCCAAGGTCAGGAAGAGAATGCAAATACAACAGAAAGCTCTAGGGCTATCCAACTTCCTGACTCTGTCAGGGAGTTAATAAACAATATGCAAGAAGTTGGTGGTTTTCTGGACCTCGATAATGCCATTGAAGCTTCTTTACGG GAAATCGGTGCTGGGCCACAAAGACCACCACCTGCTTCAAAAGAAGTCGTCGCGAATCTTCCGGTTGTTACTGTGACCGAGGCAATCATGGCTAGGTTAGGCAGTGAAACACAGTGCGCTGTTTGCCGGGAGAACTTAGCAATAGACGACAAAATGCAGGAATTACCCTGCAAGCATCTGTTCCATCCACCTTGCCTGAAACCATGGCTG GACGAGCATAACTCTTGCCCAATATGTCGGCACGAGCTGCGCACAGATGACCATGCATACGAGAGCTggaaagagagagagaaggaagctgaggaggaaagaaaaggagcaGCCAATGCTGTCCGAGGAGGTGAATTCATGTATGTTTGA
- the LOC122037810 gene encoding sucrose synthase 1-like: MAGRTLTRALSFKERLTTTLSSSPNELLAVFTRYVKHGNGMLQQHQLLAEFEAAFTEDEKKILKDGVFEDVIRAAQEAIVIPPIVALAIRPRPGVWEYVQVNVNELAVGELSASEYLQFKEQLVNKGSVDNFVLELDFEPFNATFPRPSLSKSIGNGVQFLNRHLSSKLFVDKESLHPLLEFLRTHSYKGTKMMLNDTIQSPNSLQSSLRKAEQYLLSIPSDMPYSEFSNRLQDLGFEKGWGDTAKRVLETMHLLLDLFEAPDPCTLENFLGTIPTVFNVVILSPHGYFAQANVLGYPDTGGQIVYILDQVRALETEMLLRIKQQGLDITPRILIVTRLLPDAVGTTCGVRLEQVHGTKYTSILRVPFRNEKGILRKWISRFDVWPYLETYTEDVAEELAEELQATPDLIIGNYSDGNLVASLLAHKLGVTQCTIAHALEKTKYPNSDIYWKKFDNQYHFSCQFTADLFAMNHADFIITSTFQEIAGSKDTVGQYESHTAFTLPGLYRVVHGIDVFDPKFNIVSPGADMSVYFPNSEIDKRLTHLHPEIEELLFSATDNNEHKFVLDDRRKPIIFSMARLDRVKNLTGLVEFYGRNARLRQLVNLVVVGGDHGKEAKDKEEVAERKKMFSLIEEYKLNGQIRWISAQMDRVRNGELYRYIADSKGAFVQPALYEAFGLTVIEAMTCSLPTFATVYGGPAEIIVDGVSGFHIDPYKGDKAAEILVNFFEKCKQDPTYWDQIAQGGLNRIYEKYTWKLYSERLLTLTSVYGFWKHVSDLERRETRRYLEMFYALKYRSLASSVPLAVDMNTGSRPS; this comes from the exons ATGGCTGGGCGCACTTTGACCCGTGCTCTTAGTTTTAAGGAACGTCTGACTACTACTCTATCTTCCAGTCCAAACGAGTTGTTGGCTGTCTTTACAAG GTATGTTAAACACGGAAACGGTATGCTGCAACAACATCAGTTACTTGCTGAGTTTGAAGCAGCATTTACTGAAGATGAAAAGAAAATACTCAAAGATGGTGTCTTTGAAGATGTTATAAGAGCTGCACAG GAAGCTATAGTTATACCTCCAATTGTCGCACTTGCCATTCGGCCAAGGCCTGGAGTTTGGGAATATGTCCAGGTGAATGTGAATGAGTTGGCAGTCGGAGAGTTGAGTGCATCTGAATACCTACAATTCAAGGAACAACTTGTAAACAAAGG CTCCGTGGATAATTTTGTGCTTGAATTGGACTTTGAACCATTCAATGCCACTTTCCCTCGTCCTTCACTTTCAAAATCCATTGGCAACGGCGTGCAGTTCTTGAACCGCCATCTCTCTTCAAAGCTGTTTGTTGAcaaagaaagcttgcatccccTGCTTGAATTCCTCCGCACACACAGTTACAAGGGAACG AAAATGATGTTAAATGACACAATACAAAGTCCTAATTCCCTCCAATCTTCATTGAGGAAAGCGGAGCAGTATCTGCTGAGTATCCCTTCAGATATGCCATATTCAGAGTTCAGCAATAG GCTTCAAGATCTCGGTTTTGAAAAGGGTTGGGGGGATACGGCTAAACGTGTACTGGAAACTATGCATCTACTCCTTGATCTTTTTGAAGCACCTGATCCATGCACTTTGGAAAATTTCCTTGGGACAATTCCCACAGTCTTCAATGTTGTTATCCTCTCCCCACATGGCTACTTTGCGCAAGCCAATGTTTTGGGATACCCTGACACTGGCGGCCAG ATTGTTTATATTTTGGATCAAGTTCGTGCCTTGGAAACTGAAATGCTGCTTAGGATAAAGCAACAAGGCCTTGACATCACTCCACGAATTCTAATC GTTACTAGGTTGCTTCCTGATGCTGTTGGGACGACCTGTGGTGTTCGACTCGAACAGGTGCATGGAACAAAGTACACAAGCATTTTACGAGTTCCCTTCAGAAATGAAAAGGGGATTCTTCGTAAGTGGATTTCACGTTTTGATGTGTGGCCTTATCTGGAGACTTACACCGAG GATGTTgcagaagaacttgcagaagaGCTGCAGGCAACTCCCGATTTGATAATCGGAAACTACAGCGACGGAAACCTAGTAGCATCTTTGCTGGCGCATAAGCTTGGAGTTACTCAG TGCACCATTGCACATGCCCTGGAGAAGACAAAGTACCCGAATTCTGATATTTATTGGAAAAAATTCGACAATCAGTACCACTTCTCTTGCCAATTCACAGCTGATTTATTTGCCATGAATCATGCTGATTTCATAATCACTAGTACATTCCAAGAGATTGCTGGAAG TAAGGACACCGTTGGCCAATACGAATCCCACACTGCATTTACCCTTCCTGGACTCTACCGTGTAGTCCATGGCATCGATGTTTTTGATCCAAAATTCAACATTGTTTCTCCTGGAGCCGATATGTCGGTCTATTTCCCTAATTCTGAGATTGACAAAAGACTCACACACCTTCATCCTGAGATCGAGGAGCTACTGTTCAGCGCCACTGATAACAATGAACACAA GTTCGTGCTGGATGATAGGAGAAAGCCCATTATTTTCTCCATGGCTAGATTGGACCGTGTTAAAAATTTAACCGGTCTCGTAGAGTTTTATGGCAGGAATGCGAGGTTGAGGCAACTAGTTAACCTTGTCGTGGTAGGAGGAGATCATGGGAAGGAAGCTAAGGATAAGGAGGAAgtagcagagaggaagaagatgtttaGTCTCATCGAGGAGTATAAACTGAATGGTCAGATAAGGTGGATCTCTGCCCAGATGGACCGAGTTCGGAATGGAGAGCTATACCGATATATCGCAGACAGCAAAGGCGCTTTCGTGCAG CCTGCTCTTTATGAAGCTTTTGGACTTACTGTGATCGAAGCCATGACCTGTAGCTTGCCTACCTTTGCAACGGTTTACGGAGGTCCGGCGGAAATCATTGTCGATGGGGTATCCGGCTTCCATATTGATCCTTACAAGGGGGATAAAGCTGCTGAAATCTTGGTTAACTTCTTCGAAAAATGCAAGCAAGATCCCACCTACTGGGATCAAATAGCTCAAGGAGGACTGAACCGAATATACGAGAA GTACACTTGGAAGCTATACTCCGAGCGACTGCTAACATTGACCAGCGTGTATGGCTTTTGGAAGCATGTTTCCGATCTGGAGAGGCGCGAAACCCGTCGATACCTCGAGATGTTCTATGCCCTCAAGTATCGTAGTCTG GCTAGTTCTGTTCCTTTGGCTGTTGACATGAACACTGGAAGCAGACCAAGCTGA